One Nicotiana sylvestris chromosome 12, ASM39365v2, whole genome shotgun sequence genomic window carries:
- the LOC104242439 gene encoding disease resistance protein At4g27190-like: MEIIINAVGGFVVEVGKLVCKCIYPKIENTVRFTSNVQSVREEMERLTKFRDDIKGKVEGAEREGYKPKPEVLKWVEHVQKLETDWESMKEDIAAAQMFAYKCCPNCSLRSQVSTQARIMRDQLCDPKKMGENFGSSLVVENYQVKKVEYIPGPSIEGQSAATRNLNKILQLLEDDKVGIIGVWGMGGVGKTTLVKNLNNELLKTATSSSKLSFSVVVWVTVPKPPTDIRKVQAQIANRLNLKVDSEESVERIASRIHQRLKEEKSFLLILDDVWQAINLDHVGVPQPEDPARSKVILTSRFVDVCRQMKTDTEMKVLTFDEDESWQMFVKNAGDIANLEHIQPVAKEVAKECDGLPLAITVIAASMRGKKRVEQWNDALGSLRMSEPHNTDIKDNVYKVIKWSFDSLESQDIELSSEQRSKYVNKRGGDIQSCFLYCSLYPAVMSTKDIIHCWWAEGFLGERNTYEEAYNRGITMIESLKDACLLETYKLDSVKMHDVVRDVAIWIANSFGNEHNSLIQAGVGLTEISHIKMSTSVKRISFISNDIECLPDGLMECPETTTLLLQDNHPLESIPHELFFAFPALRVLNLSGTGIRALPSSINSLYQLRALILIDCRWLTDLPPIGNLCNLQLLDCDYTRLHRLPQGMDKLTDLRRLTANHLESIDLGILLKLASMEMINVLGRRPVSISFDELSSLQKLTSLYIKLDSSSVSNRDHTWMSRLKRFHIVVGEEPMRQFNNSPRNIAISKCEIFSKGELSGMLQFASNLYLQNCKGLRKLIAHNSFDGIKELIVSDCDCDFKPAEEGSGRLNPLPNLEHLCLSLIYNLESVSDISHLLGLRFSKLHRLDIVYCPRLRCLFNVGGAFSVPKHLEHIAIIDCYELVELFVQCSSSQTTLANSEIPRVGELLLENCPSLRTLGEPPNTWEQLEELRLIKCNQIRKLPLSIQTSKNIKVIKGPSKWWNQLEWDSDNFKSNLEHCFQPV, translated from the exons ATGGAAATAATTATTAATGCAGTAGGTGGTTTTGTTGTTGAGGTGGGGAAGTTGGTGTGTAAATGCATCTATCCTAAGATTGAAAATACCGTCCGTTTCACATCAAATGTTCAAAGTGTAAGAGAGGAAATGGAGAGGCTAACAAAGTTTAGAGATGATATCAAAGGGAAGGTGGAAGGAGCTGAGAGAGAAGGCTATAAACCAAAACCAGAGGTTCTCAAGTGGGTCGAACATGTTCAAAAGCTGGAGACTGACTGGGAATCTATGAAAGAAGACATTGCAGCGGCTCAGATGTTTGCATATAAATGTTGTCCAAATTGCAGTCTTCGCTCGCAAGTCTCCACTCAAGCACGAATCATGCGAGATCAACTTTGCGACCCTAAAAAAATGGGAGAAAATTTTGGATCCAGTTTGGTGGTAGAAAATTACCAGGTGAAAAAAGTGGAGTACATCCCAGGACCATCAATAGAAGGCCAGTCAGCAGCAACAAGAAATCTCAACAAAATCCTACAACTCTTAGAAGATGATAAG GTAGGCATCATTGGTGTATGGGGTATGGGAGGAGTCGGCAAAACGACTTTGGTGAAGAATCTGAACAATGAGCTCCTAAAGACTGCTACGTCAAGCTCTAAACTGTCTTTTAGTGTTGTGGTATGGGTTACAGTGCCCAAACCGCCAACAGACATAAGAAAGGTTCAAGCACAAATTGCCAACAGATTAAACCTAAAGGTAGACAGTGAGGAAAGCGTAGAACGCATTGCCAGCAGAATTCATCAGAGGCTCAAGGAAGAAAAGAGTTTCCTTCTTATACTCGATGATGTTTGGCAAGCTATAAATTTGGATCATGTAGGCGTGCCCCAACCTGAAGATCCCGCAAGAAGCAAGGTAATTTTAACTTCTCGTTTTGTTGATGTTTGTAGGCAAATGAAAACAGACACCGAAATGAAGGTGTTGACATTTGATGAAGATGAATCTTGGCAAATGTTTGTCAAAAATGCGGGAGATATTGCCAATCTGGAGCATATTCAACCAGTTGCAAAGGAAGTTGCAAAGGAGTGCGATGGATTACCTTTAGCAATCACTGTCATCGCAGCATCTATGAGAGGGAAGAAGAGGGTCGAGCAATGGAACGATGCTTTGGGATCACTTAGAATGTCCGAACCACACAACACAGATATTAAAGATAACGTTTACAAGGTCATCAAGTGGAGTTTTGATTCTTTAGAATCTCAGGATATTGAATTATCCTCAGAGCAAAGAAGCAAATATGTGAACAAAAGGGGAGGTGACATTCAAAGTTGTTTCTTGTATTGCTCCTTATATCCAGCGGTTATGTCAACAAAAGATATCATACATTGTTGGTGGGCGGAGGGGTTCCTTGGAGAACGTAACACATATGAAGAAGCCTACAACAGGGGAATCACAATGATTGAGAGTTTAAAGGACGCCTGCTTGCTAGAAACCTATAAGTTGGATTCCGTGAAGATGCACGACGTGGTTCGCGATGTTGCTATATGGATAGCTAATTCCTTTGGGAATGAACACAATTCTCTTATTCAAGCTGGAGTTGGGTTGACTGAGATATCACATATTAAAATGTCTACTTCTGTCAAGAGAATATCTTTCATAAGCAACGACATTGAATGTCTACCTGATGGCTTGATGGAATGCCCAGAGACAACAACTTTACTTTTGCAAGATAATCATCCCCTTGAAAGTATTCCCCATGAACTTTTTTTTGCATTTCCAGCCCTAAGAGTTTTGAATCTGAGTGGAACTGGTATTAGAGCACTGCCTTCTTCCATCAATAGTTTATATCAATTACGTGCTCTAATACTAATAGATTGCCGCTGGTTGACAGACTTACCACCTATTGGTAATCTTTGCAATTTGCAATTGCTTGATTGTGATTATACAAGGTTACATCGTCTGCCGCAAGGAATGGACAAGTTGACAGATCTGAGGCGTTTAACTGCAAATCATTTAGAGAGCATCGACCTAGGAATTCTTCTCAAATTGGCTAGCATGGAAATGATAAATGTGCTGGGTAGACGTCCTGTATCAATTTCTTTTGATGAGCTCTCCTCTCTACAAAAGCTGACCTCTCTTTACATCAAATTGGATAGCTCATCAGTGTCTAATAGAGACCATACCTGGATGTCTAGATTGAAAAGATTTCACATTGTAGTCGGGGAAGAGCCAATGCGACAATTTAACAATTCACCAAGGAATATAGCTATTTCCAAGTGTGAAATTTTCAGTAAGGGAGAGCTCTCAGGCATGTTGCAGTTTGCTTCAAATTTGTACTTGCAAAACTGCAAGGGTCTCAGGAAGTTGATTGCACACAACAGTTTTGATGGAATAAAAGAACTTATAGTAAGTGACTGTGATTGTGATTTCAAACCAGCAGAAGAAGGAAGTGGACGGCTTAACCCTCTGCCAAATCTGGAACATCTCTGCCTCAGCTTGATATATAATTTAGAGAGTGTATCTGATATCAGTCATCTTCTGGGTCTAAGATTTTCCAAATTACACAGACTAGATATTGTCTATTGTCCAAGATTGAGATGTCTCTTTAATGTTGGTGGAGCTTTTTCTGTACCGAAACACCTGGAACATATTGCAATTATCGATTGTTATGAGCTGGTAGAGTTGTTTGTACAATGCAGCTCAAGTCAGACGACACTTGCCAACTCAGAAATTCCAAGAGTTGGGGAGTTACTGTTGGAAAACTGTCCAAGCTTAAGAACTCTAGGCGAGCCACCGAATACGTGGGAACAACTGGAGGAACTTCGTTTGATAAAatgcaatcaaataaggaagtTGCCTCTCTCTATTCAAACTTCCAAGAACATCAAAGTAATAAAAGGACCATCAAAATGGTGGAACCAATTGGAATGGGATTCCGACAACTTCAAGTCAAATTTAGAGCATTGTTTCCAACCAGTTTAA